In a genomic window of Quercus lobata isolate SW786 chromosome 4, ValleyOak3.0 Primary Assembly, whole genome shotgun sequence:
- the LOC115987410 gene encoding metalloendoproteinase 4-MMP-like — protein sequence MFLSFSNSLISLFFFIFILGLPPCIPARKTPGFPLNSHVTLQSYNSKSFLDASIGSQVIGISEIKKHLHRFGYFHFRDDTFTDNVFDARFQSALTLYQEKLGLPITGKLDIATVSQILTPRCGVPDIHHNKLHGTKHYVYFPGKPRWSRQMPMMLTYAFSPEYMIHNLTISEIRVAFKHAFRKWASVIPVSFTETDDYGFADIKIGFYNGDHGDGEPFDGVLGILAHSFSPESGRFHLDAAETWAVDFQKEKSNVAMDLESVATHEIGHLLGLGHSSVTEAVMYPSLMPRDQKLELTMDDIEGVQALYGSNPNFRFSSMLESDISTNHGVGLRNTRSYNEWVTLFLILCLCM from the coding sequence ATGTTTCTCTCATTCAGtaactctctcatctctctcttcttcttcatcttcatcctcGGCTTGCCGCCATGCATTCCCGCCAGAAAAACACCCGGTTTCCCTTTGAATAGTCATGTTACTTTACAAAGCTATAACAGCAAAAGCTTTCTTGACGCTTCAATAGGCAGCCAAGTAATCGGCATATCGGAAATCAAAAAACACTTGCATCGTTTCGGTTACTTCCATTTTCGAGACGATACTTTCACTGATAACGTTTTCGATGCCCGGTTCCAATCGGCTCTCACACTCTACCAAGAAAAACTCGGCCTCCCCATTACCGGTAAGCTCGATATCGCCACCGTTTCTCAAATACTCACCCCGAGATGCGGCGTGCCCGATATCCACCACAACAAGCTGCATGGGACAAAACATTACGTGTATTTCCCCGGAAAACCTCGGTGGTCTCGCCAAATGCCGATGATGCTCACCTACGCGTTCTCGCCGGAGTACATGATCCACAACTTGACCATATCGGAGATAAGGGTCGCATTTAAACACGCATTTCGGAAATGGGCTTCGGTCATTCCCGTGAGTTTCACTGAAACCGATGATTATGGCTTCGCCGACATAAAAATAGGGTTCTACAATGGCGACCATGGCGACGGAGAGCCATTTGATGGGGTTCTCGGGATTTTAGCACACTCATTTTCGCCTGAAAGTGGTAGGTTTCACCTTGATGCGGCGGAGACATGGGCGGTGGATTTTCAGAAGGAGAAATCGAATGTGGCGATGGATTTGGAATCGGTGGCGACCCATGAGATTGGCCATTTGTTAGGGTTGGGACATAGCTCGGTTACAGAAGCTGTAATGTACCCTAGTTTAATGCCTAGGGATCAGAAGTTGGAATTGACAATGGATGATATAGAAGGAGTGCAAGCTTTGTATGGATCAAACCCTAATTTTAGGTTTAGTTCTATGTTAGAGTCTGATATTTCTACAAACCATGGTGTTGGTTTGAGAAATACTAGGTCATATAATGAGTGGGTTACTTTGtttttgattctttgtttgTGCATGTAA